In Alistipes sp. ZOR0009, one DNA window encodes the following:
- a CDS encoding dipeptidase, protein MKIKVLSILLASSMLSSNLADACTNYIVTKGASKDGSCMLSYSADSHTLYGELYFYARGIHAPGTMRKIHEWDTGKYLGEIPEAGQTYQVVGNMNEHQLVIGESTWGGREELSDSTGLIDYGTLIYATLQRAKNAREAIKTMAELVEKYGYYSSGESISIVDPNEAWVFEIIGKGVNMVQDKKTGAKYNKNKGAVWVAVRIPDGFISGHANHARITKFPLEKGNKNSISSKNLKKIFEPQIEFVYAADVISFAREAKYFTGADAEFSFSDIYCPLDFGSARGCEARVWSFFREYTDMSAYQDYALGHNLKNRMPLYVKPDRKLTAQDVMHAMRNHYEGTVMDMTKDCGAGPFGSPYRWRPMTWKVDGNEYTNERATATQQTGWAYVAQCRSWLPDAIGGLYWFTVDDVANSVHTPIYVCTNQIPENYKVGNGSMVKYSPTSAFWLFNRVTNAVYSRYSYMFPDLQKVQQELENTYTANVAETDKKALELYKENPDKAVEFLTAFTNSTASNTFNRWKQLDEYLLVKFIDGNIKKEKDGKFETNGFDPNFPAFPLQPGYPEWWKRSVKDQAGDILKVVK, encoded by the coding sequence ATGAAAATAAAAGTATTATCAATCCTATTGGCAAGTTCAATGCTATCCAGCAACCTTGCCGATGCCTGCACCAACTACATAGTAACTAAAGGTGCTTCAAAAGACGGGTCGTGCATGCTCTCGTACTCCGCCGACTCGCATACGCTTTATGGAGAGCTCTACTTCTACGCCCGTGGAATCCATGCTCCTGGCACCATGCGCAAAATCCACGAATGGGATACGGGCAAGTACCTTGGCGAAATACCAGAAGCTGGCCAAACCTACCAAGTTGTAGGTAACATGAACGAGCACCAGCTTGTTATTGGAGAGTCAACCTGGGGTGGACGCGAGGAACTTAGCGATTCTACCGGTCTAATCGACTATGGAACGCTTATCTACGCAACACTACAACGTGCAAAAAATGCTCGTGAAGCCATTAAAACCATGGCCGAACTTGTCGAAAAGTACGGCTATTACTCCTCCGGCGAATCAATCTCGATTGTTGACCCTAACGAAGCATGGGTATTCGAGATTATCGGCAAAGGGGTTAACATGGTTCAAGACAAGAAAACCGGAGCAAAGTACAATAAAAACAAAGGAGCGGTTTGGGTAGCCGTACGAATCCCAGATGGTTTCATCTCGGGCCATGCCAACCATGCCCGCATCACCAAGTTCCCCCTCGAAAAAGGGAACAAAAACTCCATCAGCTCCAAAAATCTAAAAAAGATATTCGAACCTCAAATTGAGTTCGTTTATGCTGCAGATGTAATCTCTTTTGCTAGAGAAGCCAAATACTTCACAGGAGCAGATGCCGAATTTAGCTTCTCAGACATCTACTGTCCGCTAGACTTCGGTAGCGCACGCGGCTGCGAAGCTCGCGTTTGGTCATTCTTCAGAGAATACACTGATATGAGCGCCTACCAAGATTATGCGCTTGGGCACAACCTAAAAAACAGAATGCCGCTATACGTTAAACCAGATAGAAAGCTCACAGCACAAGACGTTATGCACGCCATGCGCAACCACTACGAAGGTACCGTAATGGATATGACTAAAGATTGTGGAGCAGGTCCTTTTGGCTCTCCCTACCGCTGGAGACCTATGACGTGGAAAGTTGATGGCAATGAGTACACCAACGAACGCGCAACCGCAACACAGCAAACGGGATGGGCCTACGTTGCCCAATGCCGCTCTTGGCTTCCTGATGCAATCGGTGGCCTATACTGGTTTACAGTTGATGATGTTGCCAACTCTGTACATACCCCTATCTACGTATGTACCAACCAAATTCCAGAAAACTATAAAGTAGGTAACGGTAGCATGGTTAAGTACAGCCCAACTTCAGCCTTTTGGCTATTCAACCGCGTAACAAACGCCGTATACAGCAGGTACAGCTACATGTTCCCTGACCTACAAAAAGTTCAGCAGGAGCTAGAAAACACCTACACTGCCAACGTTGCCGAGACAGACAAAAAAGCATTGGAGTTGTACAAAGAAAATCCAGATAAGGCGGTAGAGTTCCTTACCGCATTCACCAATAGCACTGCATCCAACACCTTTAACAGGTGGAAGCAGCTAGATGAATACCTTCTTGTAAAGTTCATTGACGGAAACATCAAAAAAGAAAAAGACGGAAAGTTTGAGACCAACGGCTTCGATCCAAACTTCCCCGCATTCCCACTTCAACCTGGCTATCCAGAATGGTGGAAACGCTCGGTGAAAGATCAAGCAGGAGATATACTCAAAGTTGTAAAATAG
- the rplS gene encoding 50S ribosomal protein L19, which translates to MDLIKIAEEAFLQQKEYPEFKSGDTITVTYKIKEGNKERLQNFRGVVLQRRGSGTTQTFTVRKISDGIGVERIFPYFSPFIDKIEINKYGKVRRARIFYLRALTGKKARIKERRVNLG; encoded by the coding sequence ATGGACTTAATTAAAATTGCTGAGGAAGCATTCCTTCAACAAAAGGAGTACCCTGAATTCAAAAGCGGCGACACTATCACTGTTACTTACAAGATCAAAGAAGGTAACAAGGAAAGACTTCAAAATTTCCGTGGGGTAGTTCTACAACGTAGAGGTTCTGGTACAACCCAAACCTTCACCGTTCGTAAGATCTCTGACGGAATCGGAGTTGAAAGAATTTTCCCTTACTTCTCGCCTTTCATCGACAAAATCGAGATCAACAAGTACGGTAAAGTTCGTAGAGCAAGAATTTTCTACCTACGCGCTCTTACAGGAAAGAAGGCTAGAATCAAGGAAAGAAGAGTTAACCTTGGCTAG